The Thermoanaerobaculia bacterium genome contains the following window.
CGGGTCCTGGGCGCGGCTGACCTGCCGCGCCTGGAGCAGCCCCGAACGCGCCTGCCTGACCTCGTCCTCGGTGAAGCCGTCCTGCATGACGCGCTTCATCTCCTCCTCGACGGCCGTGCGCAGCTTCGCCGCGTTCTGCGGTGCGTAGATCGCGTACTCGAGGAAGGACCCGGACTCCTCGAACGGCGACGCGGAGAACTGCGAGCCGACCCCGTAGGACAGACCTTCCTTCTGGCGGATCCGCGTGGCGAGGCGCGAGTTCAGGAACCCGCCGCCGAAGATGTAGTTGCCGAGCAACAGCGCCGGAAAGTCCGGGTCCGTGTCACGGACGTGGAGGTTCTCGCCGGCCAGGAACCACGCGTTCGCCTTGTCGGGAGTCTCGAAGGACCTGTCGGCCGGAGCGATGTCCTGGAACGGATGAGGCACGCGCTCGAACGACTCCGCGCTCGTCCAGCTCCCCAGCCCCTCTTCGAGCACCGGCATGACCGCCGCCGGATCGAAGTCGCCCACGATTGCGATCTGGGCGTGCGAAGCGCCGTAGAACCGCTCCCAGAACTTCTTCGCGTCCTCGAGCTTGACCGCCTGCACGTCCGCTTTCTCCTCCTGCGGCGTCTCGACGTACCGGACGTCCCCCTTCGGGAAGTCGTTCAGGTGCCGCTCGAAGTTGTTGACGGCGATCGCGCGCGGGTCGCTCAGCTGCTGCTCGATGTCGGCGAGAGACTCCTCGCGGAGGAGCTCGAACTCCTTTTCCGGGAAGGCGGGCTCGCGCAGGACCTCGACGACGAGCTTCAGAACGTCCGGCAGGTTCGCTCTCACCGTCTCGATCCCGATGTTCGCCTGGGTGGGCCCTCCCCCGACGGACACGCGGGCTTTCAGCTTGTCGAAGGCGTCCTGGATCTCCTGCCGCGTGTGGTGCTTCGAGCCGCGAAGCAGCATGTCGCCGGCGAAGCTCCCCGCCGTGTCGAGGCCCTTGAGCGATTCGACCGTTCCGAACCGCAGCGTCCCGGAGAGATAGACCGTCTCGCCGCGCGTCTTCTTGGGGAGCAACGCAACCTCGGCTCCGTTGCCGAGCTTCTGGCGGGTCGTGCGCTTGTCGATGTTTTCGGGAGAGGGATCGAACGCTTCACCGGCAGCGATCGCCTGGTCGCCCTTGTAGCCGGCGAGCTCCGCCTCGACGTTCGGCGTTGCGGGGATCTCGGCCCGATCCGGCTTCGGCGTGGGATAGAAGGCGCCCACCGTCCGGTTCGAGGGTTTCAGGTACTCGGCCGCGACGCGCTGGACGTCTTCGAGCGTCGCCTTGCGGATCTGGTCGCGGTGCAGGAAGAAGAGACGCCAGTCGCCCATGCCGATCCACTCGGAGAGCTCGATTCCGACGCGCGCGGAGTTGTTCAACGTCAGGTCGATGTCCTTCAGGAGCTGGGTGCGCGCGCGATCGAGCTCATCCTTCGTGCAGGGCGCGGAGGCGAAACCGTCGAGTGTGGCGAGCATCGTCTTCCTCGCCACGTCGAGCGGCTTGTCCGGCGGGATCTCCGCGTAGAACAGGACGAAGCCGGGATCGTGGAGCGGCTGGAGATAGCCGCCGATCGAGGACGCCTGGTGCGTTTCGACGAGCGATTTGTGAAGACGTCCCGCGGGCGTGTCGGCGAGGATCTGAACGAGGAGGTCGATTGGGGCGGCGTCGGGATGCGAGCCCGCCGGCACGTGGTAGGCGACCGCGAGCTCCTGCACGTCGCCGACCCTGCGGAGGTCCACGTCGCGCTCGCCGTCCTGCGTCGGCTCCTGGGTATAGAACGTCGGAAGCGCTCGCGCGGGCTTCGGGATCTTCCCGAAGTACTCGCGGATCCAGGCGAGCGTCTTCCCCGGGTCGAACTTTCCGGCGACGAGGAGCGTGGCGTTGTCCGGCTGGTACCAGAGCCGGTAAAACGCCTGGAGGTGCGCGATCGGCACGTTTTCGATGTCCGAGCGCGCTCCGATCGTCGAGTGGCCGTAGTTA
Protein-coding sequences here:
- a CDS encoding pitrilysin family protein, with amino-acid sequence MKSKSPFLLAAMLITAVALAAPAPSGQGAAPKKPGIATRRPAKPAGSGAKLVPVTSVEGITEYRLANGLQVLLFPDPTKPTATVNLTYRVGSRNEEYGETGMAHLLEHLMFKGTPEHKNIYAEMTAHGARNNASTWFDRTNYFETFDASDANLKWALELEADRMVHSFIAKKDLASEMTVVRNEFESGENDPARILEERVLSTAYLWHNYGHSTIGARSDIENVPIAHLQAFYRLWYQPDNATLLVAGKFDPGKTLAWIREYFGKIPKPARALPTFYTQEPTQDGERDVDLRRVGDVQELAVAYHVPAGSHPDAAPIDLLVQILADTPAGRLHKSLVETHQASSIGGYLQPLHDPGFVLFYAEIPPDKPLDVARKTMLATLDGFASAPCTKDELDRARTQLLKDIDLTLNNSARVGIELSEWIGMGDWRLFFLHRDQIRKATLEDVQRVAAEYLKPSNRTVGAFYPTPKPDRAEIPATPNVEAELAGYKGDQAIAAGEAFDPSPENIDKRTTRQKLGNGAEVALLPKKTRGETVYLSGTLRFGTVESLKGLDTAGSFAGDMLLRGSKHHTRQEIQDAFDKLKARVSVGGGPTQANIGIETVRANLPDVLKLVVEVLREPAFPEKEFELLREESLADIEQQLSDPRAIAVNNFERHLNDFPKGDVRYVETPQEEKADVQAVKLEDAKKFWERFYGASHAQIAIVGDFDPAAVMPVLEEGLGSWTSAESFERVPHPFQDIAPADRSFETPDKANAWFLAGENLHVRDTDPDFPALLLGNYIFGGGFLNSRLATRIRQKEGLSYGVGSQFSASPFEESGSFLEYAIYAPQNAAKLRTAVEEEMKRVMQDGFTEDEVRQARSGLLQARQVSRAQDPELARRLSGYLFIPRTMEYDAKVDAKLAAMTPAEILAAWKRHLDPSKMTYVRAGDFANASKYEKKPGGGSPPPPSK